From one Brachypodium distachyon strain Bd21 chromosome 4, Brachypodium_distachyon_v3.0, whole genome shotgun sequence genomic stretch:
- the LOC100826268 gene encoding uncharacterized protein LOC100826268, protein MASMVLRSGCRAFSQSVPRVLDGKHRLLAQSLTQTSRFSSSDGIEPIENSLSHHVARLDKSGRKGHIPQRLMSPEERIYMQLDEMEKIMISNGERLEKIIVARQQKDERDAMYAERRAACIGAIIVVSGIAGLAYCVTKVKKVVFG, encoded by the exons ATGGCGTCGATGGTGCTCCGATCCGGCTGCCGGGCGTTCAGCCAGTCCGTCCCGCGTGTACTCGACGGGAAGCATCGGCTCTTGGCCCAGTCGCTGACGCAAACTTCGCGCTTCTCCAGCTCCGATGGGATCGAACCGATCGAG AATTCTCTCTCACATCATGTTGCAAGACTCGACAAGTCAGGACGGAAAGGGCATATCCCGCAGAGGTTGATGTCTCCTGAGGAACGCATTTATATGCAACTAGATGAAATGGAAAAGATCATGATTAGTAATGGAGAAAGGCTAGAAAAAATCATAGTTGCAAGGCAACAGAAGGACGAGCGTGATGCTAT GTACGCGGAACGTAGGGCTGCGTGTATAGGTGCTATCATCGTGGTCTCTGGGATCGCAGGCCTTGCCTACTGTGTCACGAAAGTTAAGAAAGTAGTATTTGGTTGA